The genomic window GTCGGGTGCACGTGCAGGTAGCCGAGGTCGCCGGCGCGCAGCGCGACCAGGTGGCCGCGCGCCCCGAGGTACGGCTGCAGGTCGGGGACCGGGACGCCGTCGCGGGTCACGGTGAGGACGACCTCGGATTCCTCGCCGGCCACCAGGTCGCCGTCGAGGGTGACCGTGTAGCCGTCGACCTCCGCGGTCGCCGACGGCGCGGCCGGCGCGACCGGCTCCCACGCGCCGCCGACGGCGAGGTCGGCGCCGAGCACGAGGTCGTGCCCGAGGTCGGTCGGGGTGGCGTCGGCCAGCACCCGCCACGGGCCGGGCTGCAGCGCCACCGTCGCCGTCCAGGTGCCGTCGGGCGCGAGGACGGGGTGGAGGTGCTGGTAGCCGGTGAGGTCGCGCCGGACGACGACCAGGTGCAGGTCCTGCTCGTGCACGGTCTCGTAGGCGGTCACGGGTGCGCCGTCGGGCCCGAGCACGCGGAAGGACAGCGGGACGGCGGCGCCGGCGGGCAGCGCGTCGTCGGCCAGGTCGAGGGAGTGGCCCTCGGCGGAGACGGCGAGCCCGGCGGGGAGGCCGGGGACCGCCGTGTGGTCCTCGCCGCCGTGGTCCTCGCCGCCGTGGTCCTCGCCGCCGTGGTCCTCGCCGCCGTGGTCCCCGGCGGCAGCCGGCTGCCCGACCGGGCCGGCGAGCGCCCCGGCGCCCCAGCCCGCGCCCAGGACGGCGGCGGCGCCCACGAGCGTGGCCGCGACCCGGGTGGCGGTGCGCACTGTCGTCCTCCCTCGCAGGCCGGCCGCGTCAGCGGCCGGCGACCTCGTAGCCGGCCTCCTCGACGGCGGCGCGCACGGCGTCGTCGTCGAGGGGGGCGTCGCTGGTGACGGTCAGCCCGCCACTGGGCAGGTCCACACGGACGTCGGTGACGCCGGGCAGGCCGCTGACCTCCTCGGTGACCGCGGTGACGCAGTGCGAGCAGGTCATGCCGGTGACGGTGTACGTGGCGGTGCTCATGGCGGGGTCCTCCGGAACGGGGGTGGGGGTCAGGAACGGACGAGGCGGGCGATGGCGGCGGAGGCCTCGCGGACCTTCGCGTCGGCCTCCGGGCCGCCGCTGGCGACGGCCTCGGCGACGCAGTGCGACAGGTGCTCCTCGAGCAGGCTCAGCGCGACCGACTGCAGGGCCGACGTCATCGCCGAGACCTGGGTGAGGATGTCGATGCAGTACTTCTCGTCCTCGACCATGCGCTGCAGCCCGCGGGCCTGGCCCTCGATGCGGCGCAGTCGCTTCAGGTGGTCGTCCTTGCGATGGAGATAGCCGTGGACGTGGCCGGGAGCGCTCTCGGGATCGGTCACACCGCCACTGTACCCCTACCCCCCAGGGG from Geodermatophilus normandii includes these protein-coding regions:
- a CDS encoding heavy-metal-associated domain-containing protein — translated: MSTATYTVTGMTCSHCVTAVTEEVSGLPGVTDVRVDLPSGGLTVTSDAPLDDDAVRAAVEEAGYEVAGR
- a CDS encoding metal-sensitive transcriptional regulator, with the translated sequence MTDPESAPGHVHGYLHRKDDHLKRLRRIEGQARGLQRMVEDEKYCIDILTQVSAMTSALQSVALSLLEEHLSHCVAEAVASGGPEADAKVREASAAIARLVRS